One Aphidius gifuensis isolate YNYX2018 linkage group LG3, ASM1490517v1, whole genome shotgun sequence DNA window includes the following coding sequences:
- the LOC122850879 gene encoding uncharacterized protein LOC122850879, with protein sequence MSNDNIKFHDGFKFRYKSTTNNIRYFDCCQRGCKARGKISDTSGFIILNGKHNHSVDNNAENIDKFKKTLRHDVQSSMKKSRQIYDEVALNNFAAASQKPFVSIDRSMRRWRSEICPRRPESLREYASMLNSDEWKHLLQYNEGHLTVTSQECQDDDGKSFDVVNITNIELLQTIQSTEFCVDATYNVCPRYLGNLQLLTIMALIHNTFEPIFWALMPRKIQAAYETVLNQFARWTPNIQAQIFHTDYEAALSNAIHVVFPNVTIIYCYFHFLYNLLKNLKLKIGKRQMDILRGWNQGKTFYRKLMALPLFPQEDIAVALNWIESHATPRQNTFFSGLLAYIKKTWIRNIGVQKFCVFKIRKRTNNPIESYHCQLRQKIGSRPLIWEFTSGLVKVQSVTHCEIISLQNNEAVRRPPERRYKIHEDILDRAWELYENGEFDIPKFLSCANHFLRGFNNKLIIEDIESVDYFTYAPKHDLNVVPPVERIEVIQFGPDVGRLPIIPHTYSVYREVLLFENLENSLCRFCKNEIADYITIPCHHWYSCINCIDSIRIMCEREKQSLRCLCTTTITAFTRVQVS encoded by the exons atgtCAAATGATAACATTAAGTTTCATGATGGTTTTAAATTTAGATACAagtcaacaacaaataatatcag gtACTTTGATTGTTGTCAACGGGGTTGTAAGGCACGAGGGAAGATATCTGATACAAGTGGCTTCATCATACTCAATGGCAAACACAATCACAGTGTGGATAATAATGCTGaaaacattgataaatttaaaaaaacacttcGTCATGACGTACAATCGTCTATGAAGAAAAGTAGACAGATTTATGACGAGGTGGCATTAAA CAATTTTGCTGCTGCATCTCAAAAGCCATTCGTGAGTATTGATCGGAGCATGAGGAGATGGAGGTCGGAGATATGTCCTCGACGTCCTGAATCTCTCCGTGAATATGCATCAATGCTAAATTCAGATGAATGGAAACATCTTCTTCAATATAATGAAGGCCATCTTACTGTAACATCACAAGAATGTCAAGATGATGATGGAAAAAGTTTTGATGTTGTTAATATTactaatattgaattattgcaAACAATACAATCAACAGAATTTTGTGTAGATGCTACGTACAACGTTTGCCCCAGATACTTAGGGAATTTACAGCTGTTAACCATAATGGCTTTAATACACAATacg TTTGAACCAATTTTCTGGGCTCTGATGCCTCGTAAAATTCAAGCAGCATATGAAACAGTACTTAATCAATTTGCAAGGTGGACACCTAATATACAAGCACAGATCTTTCATACCGATTATGAAGCTGCTCTATCAAACGCTATTCACGTAGTATTTCCAAatgttacaattatttattgttattttcattttctctaT AATTtgctcaaaaatttaaaattaaaaataggaaaaaGGCAAATGGACATACTTCGTGGTTGGAACCAGGGCAAaacattttatagaaaattaatggCTTTGCCATTATTTCCTCAAGAGGATATTGCTGTAGCTTTAAATTGGATTGAATCACATGCCACACCCAGGCAAAATACCTTTTTTTCTGGTCTTCTggcatatattaaaaaaacatggaTTAGAAATATTGGAGTCCaaaaattttgtgtttttaaaattcgtaAACGTACCAACAACCCAATTGAAAGTTACCATTGCCAGTTGAGACAAAAAATTGGTTCACGTCCCTTGATTTGGGAGTTTACAa gtGGATTAGTAAAAGTTCAATCTGTTACACATTGTGAAATAATATCCCTTCAAAACAATGAAGCAGTAAGACGTCCACCAGAACGTCgttataaaattcatgaagATATTTTAGATAGAGCATGGGAATTGTATGAAAATGGAGAATTTGATAtaccaaaatttttatcatgcgCAAATCATTTTTTGCGAggattcaataataaattgattattgaagatattgaaagtgttgattattttacatatgCACCAAAACACGATCTTA ACGTGGTACCTCCAGTAGAGAGGATAGAAGTAATTCAATTTGGACCAGATGTTGGTAGACTCCCTATAATTCCTCATACATATAGTGTTTACAGAGAAGTATTATTAT ttgaaaatttggaaaattccttgtgtcgtttttgtaaaaatgaaaTCGCTGATTACATTACGATACCTTGCCATCATTGGTATTCATGTATAAATTGTATTGACTCAATCAGAATTATGTGTGAACGTGAAAAACAATCTCTACGTTGTTTATGCACTACAACAATCACAGCATTTACAAGAGTTCAGGTTAGTTga
- the LOC122850878 gene encoding uncharacterized protein LOC122850878 — MQDYNSIASAQTKNEAKRKAAHLALTKIKKLNQEPKPCPPPIHNIQLPTIPPSYNNSMSQELLKLNKMSSSSAIEKRPPGRPRKNTSPDTNTNDDTVELIKGLFDQQTNTLDVKLSSIVDTLKSFATSVNNKFSTIDAELRSVNNSIQKLNSTISSNSTQISDNTTQIAEHEQLITKLNTELNNNKELLDRMPNVIMFGIPEDPDIHIDARQRVVGDRELLGPKETETTDRLDEQSSDFSGFHTCPTCPETSDNSSADSRWYNQCKGEICKWLIQNNQQQATTRSPYNATTTTLLTGAVDCPGLLADVRIRILSTKLRNVSPFYAASGSSVSSTIPPLQNMINLTNGVCRKSSLFNKIMTFESISPSFVLDCVKASRRS; from the exons ATGCAAGACTATAACTCTATTGCATCAGCTCAAACGAAAAATGAAGCAAAAAGAAAAGCTGCTCATTTagcattaacaaaaattaaaaaattaaatcaagaaCCAAAACCTTGTCCACCTCCAATAC ataatataCAATTGCCAACTATACCACCATCATACAATAATAGTATGTCTCAAGAATtactgaaattaaataaaatgtcatctAGCTCTGCCATTGAAAAACGTCCCCCTGGACGTCCAAGGAAAAATACCTCGCCTGACACCAATACCAATGATGACACTGTTGAGTTGATCAAAGGTTTATTTGATCAACAAACCAACACGCTTGATGTAAAATTAAGCTCGATTGTTGATACACTAAAATCATTTGCTACATCGGTGAATAACAAATTTTCAACCATTGATGCTGAACTACGTTCAGTTAACAACAgcatacaaaaattaaattctaccATATCCAGTAACTCAACTCAAATTTCTGATAATACCACACAAATTGCTGAGCATGAACAACTCATTACTAAATTAAATACTgaattaaataacaacaaagaaTTATTAGATCGTATGCCAAATGTTATTATGTTTGGTATACCTGAAGATCCTGATATACATATTGATGCTAGACAACGTGTTGTTGGTGATAGAG AACTTCTTGGACCAAAAGAAACTGAAACAACTGACAGGTTGGATGAGCAAAGTAGTGATTTCTCAGGATTTCACACCTGCCCAACTTGCCCAGAGACGTCAGATAACAGCTCAGCTGACTCAAGATGGTACAACCAATGCAAGGGTGAGATTTGTAAATGGCtcattcaaaataatcaacaacagGCCACCACCAGGTCACCATACaatgcaacaacaacaaca CTCTTAACTGGGGCTGTTGACTGTCCTGGTCTTTTGGCTGATGTTAGAATACGAATATTATCAACTAAATTGCGTAATGTATCACCGTTTTATGCAGCATCTGGATCAAGTGTGTCATCAACTATTCCCCCACTACAAAACATGATTAATCTTACCAATGGGGTATGTCGTAAGTCATCactgtttaataaaatcatgacATTTGAGTCAATTTCTCCTAGTTTTGTTCTTGATTGTGTCAAGGCATCTAGGCGCTCCTGA